The Nicotiana tabacum cultivar K326 chromosome 14, ASM71507v2, whole genome shotgun sequence genome contains a region encoding:
- the LOC107800934 gene encoding small ribosomal subunit protein eS21, translating to MQNEEGQNVDLYIPRKCSATNRVITSKDHASVQLNVGHLDDKGLYIPGSFTTFALCGFIRAQGDADSALDRLWQKKKVEARQQ from the exons ATGCAGAATGAAGAGGGACAAAACGTGGATCTTTACATCCCCAGGAAATG CTCTGCTACCAACAGGGTGATCACTTCAAAGGATCATGCTTCTGTTCAACTTAATGTTGGCCATTTGGATGATAAGGGCTTGTATATCCCTGGCAGTTTCACCACTTTTGCTCTTTGTGGTTTCATCCGTGCTCAG GGTGATGCTGACAGCGCACTGGATCGCCTCTGGCAGAAGAAGAAAGTTGAAGCTAGGCAACAGTAG
- the LOC107800942 gene encoding WAT1-related protein At3g30340-like, whose product MKSYVEWYPIFIMLAIDFAFAISNILLKKIILDGMSHLVFITYRQSISTIFLAPIAFFLERNTRPKLTPQILCNLFLSAIVGASLTQYLFLLGIEYTSATFSCAFVNMVPVITFLMALPFRLETINIKHGSGIAKLIGTLICVGGAFILTFYKGIPLIHFSDLQYVPPSSDAAISSSKIKERWILGSLALFAGTFLWSSWFLLQSFIGNQYPCKYSSTVIMTFFSAIQSAILTLSIDRRLSIWIPKEKIDMLTIIYTGLIGSGMCYVGMSWCVKKRGPVFTAAFSPLVQIMAAMFDVPILHEQLHLGSVIGSAIVIAGLYFLLWGKNREMQKVVHETEEKKDKELTFKDLETNSESRLP is encoded by the exons ATGAAGAGCTATGTGGAATGGTACcctatttttattatgttggcaaTTGATTTTGCTTTTGCCATTAGTAATATACTTCTCAAGAAGATTATATTGGATGGAATGAGCCATTTGGTTTTCATCACTTATCGACAGTCCATTTCGACCATATTCTTAGCCCCAATTGCCTTCTTTCTGGAAAG GAATACTAGACCAAAACTCACCCCTCAAATCTTGTGTAACCTTTTCTTGAGTGCCATTGTTGG GGCATCTCTTACGCAATACTTATTCCTTCTTGGAATAGAATACACATCTGCAACTTTCTCATGTGCCTTTGTCAACATGGTTCCTGTGATCACATTCCTTATGGCATTACCTTTTCG GTTAGAGACTATCAACATCAAACACGGAAGTGGAATAGCCAAATTGATTGGTACACTAATATGCGTTGGAGGTGCCTTCATACTGACTTTTTACAAAGGCATCCCTTTGATTCATTTTTCAGACCTACAATATGTACCTCCATCCTCGGATGCAGCTATTAGTTCCtcgaaaataaaggaaagatggATCCTTGGTTCTTTGGCGTTGTTTGCTGGGACGTTTTTGTGGTCGTCGTGGTTCCTTCTTCAATCCTTTATTGGAAATCAATATCCATGCAAGTACTCTAGCACTGTTATCATGACCTTCTTTAGTGCCATACAATCGGCTATCTTAACTTTGTCTATTGATAGAAGACTATCCATTTGGATTCCAAAGGAAAAGATCGATATGTTGACTATCATCTATACT GGGTTAATAGGTTCAGGAATGTGCTATGTGGGAATGTCATGGTGTGTGAAGAAGAGGGGTCCGGTCTTCACTGCAGCATTCAGTCCTCTTGTCCAAATTATGGCAGCCATGTTCGACGTTCCCATTCTACACGAACAACTCCATCTTGGAAG TGTAATTGGATCAGCTATTGTAATTGCCGGTCTATACTTTTTGCTTTGGGGCAAGAACAGAGAAATGCAAAAAGTTGTCCATGAAACTGAAGAGAAAAAGGACAAGGAGCTAACCTTTAAAGATTTAGAGACCAATTCTGAATCCAGGCTACCTTAA
- the LOC107800952 gene encoding uncharacterized protein LOC107800952, whose amino-acid sequence MADSNFVDREKQKQADNDIKDMISTLTKRLTSLQRVHKAASGDSGQNLQGDDEDDHGTRIITLAGTNVGASMRGEMDEKPGLEGVSPGENEALKTYVNSNFQSINNSIMLGGSYCTNDPGVHLDISDYVDQETPTPKGQGKKKERGSSKHYHHSQHSE is encoded by the coding sequence ATGGCTGACTCTAATTTTGTTGACAGGGAGAAGCAAAAGCAAGCAGACAATGATATCAAGGACATGATCTCTACTCTAACGAAACGATTAACCAGCCTCCAACGCGTGCACAAGGCAGCATCAGGAGACTCGGGCCAGAATCTTCAAGGCGATGATGAAGATGATCATGGCACAAGAATCATCACTTTAGCCGGAACCAATGTTGGAGCCAGCATGCGCGGTGAGATGGATGAGAAACCTGGCCTTGAGGGCGTTTCACCAGGGGAAAATGAGGCCTTAAAAACATATGTGAATAGCAATTTCCAGTCCATCAACAATTCAATCATGTTGGGTGGTAGCTATTGTACTAATGACCCTGGTGTTCATTTGGACATCTCTGATTATGTGGATCAAGAAACCCCAACACCAAAAGGACaaggaaaaaagaaggaaaggggaAGCTCCAAACATTACCACCATTCCCAACACTCAGAATAG